The following coding sequences are from one Neodiprion lecontei isolate iyNeoLeco1 chromosome 7, iyNeoLeco1.1, whole genome shotgun sequence window:
- the LOC124295379 gene encoding feline leukemia virus subgroup C receptor-related protein 2-like, translated as MLWNSFGLLLGAVTTMGTMLNPFYMIHFKDDEKGVGILAFFSALTGCIGSAVCGAILDKTKAFRVISIVASCTSIFGAILFATSFVMEIKWMLFASYILFGGPVLGYSTVAMDLCAEITYPEPEAITTGILNMATQLYGFLLVLITGRVLEAFGDVAGHGCVVVSLVLGTVLVILNKGEHRRQKAGQSATDDETHAIFPQK; from the exons ATGCTCTGGAACTCATTTGGATTACTCCTGGGGGCTGTGACGACAATGGGGACTATGCTTAATCCGTTTTACATGATTCACTTCAAG GACGATGAAAAAGGCGTAGGAATTCTGGCATTTTTCTCAGCTTTGACGGGATGTATCGGCTCTGCTGTGTGCGGTGCGATTCTCGACAAAACGAAAGCATTTAG AGTCATCTCTATCGTGGCTAGTTGTACATCAATATTCGGAGCAATTCTGTTCGCGACAAGCTTCGTGATGGAGATAAAGTGGATGTTATTCGCCAGCTACATACTTTTTGG CGGTCCGGTATTGGGTTACTCAACGGTTGCTATGGATTTGTGTGCCGAAATTACTTACCCTGAACCGGAAGCTATCACCACGGGAATTCTGAACATGGCTACTCAACTGTACGGGTTTTTGCTGGTACTGATTACTGGCAGGGTACTTGAAGCCTTCGGAGATGTGGCAGGTCACGGATGTGTGGTCGTGTCACTCGTCCTAGGAACCGTGCTGGTCATCCTTAATAAAGGCGAGCATCGTCGTCAGAAAGCTGGACAATCAGCTACTGACGATGAGACACACGCCATCTTTCCCCAGAAATAG